A DNA window from Enterobacter cloacae subsp. cloacae ATCC 13047 contains the following coding sequences:
- a CDS encoding ABC transporter ATP-binding protein: MSFITINNIWQEYGDHVVLERLNLQVKEGEFCSMVGASGCGKSTFLRLLLGQEAPSRGVITLDGKPLRAEPDSSRGVVFQRYSVFPHLSVLDNVAIGLELPQSPLFGRLFGGKKRAVRERSAEMLEKVGLGHALDKYPAQLSGGMQQRLAIAQAFIMQPRVLLLDEPFGALDPGIRKDMHALLLQLWGETRMTVFMVTHDLSEGFNLGTRLLVFDKVRLDPQAPNAYGARITYDIPLNETRLSALSGTTPDNVYALRG; encoded by the coding sequence ATGAGCTTTATCACCATCAACAATATCTGGCAGGAGTACGGCGACCATGTGGTGCTGGAACGCCTGAACCTGCAGGTGAAAGAGGGCGAGTTCTGCTCAATGGTGGGGGCGTCCGGCTGCGGAAAATCTACCTTCCTGCGTCTGCTGCTTGGTCAGGAAGCGCCCAGCCGGGGAGTGATCACCCTCGATGGCAAACCGCTGCGCGCCGAGCCGGACAGCAGCCGCGGGGTGGTGTTTCAGCGCTACTCCGTTTTCCCGCACCTCAGCGTGCTGGATAACGTCGCCATCGGTCTTGAACTGCCGCAATCGCCGCTGTTCGGGCGGCTGTTTGGGGGCAAAAAACGCGCCGTGCGTGAACGGTCGGCGGAGATGCTGGAAAAAGTCGGCCTCGGGCACGCGCTGGATAAATATCCCGCCCAGCTCTCCGGCGGCATGCAGCAGCGCCTGGCCATTGCTCAGGCATTCATCATGCAGCCGCGCGTGCTGCTGCTCGATGAGCCGTTTGGTGCGCTGGATCCGGGGATCAGAAAAGACATGCACGCCCTGTTGCTGCAGCTGTGGGGCGAAACCCGCATGACCGTCTTTATGGTCACCCACGATCTGTCTGAAGGCTTCAACCTCGGCACCCGGCTACTGGTGTTCGACAAAGTGCGCCTCGACCCGCAGGCACCGAATGCCTACGGCGCGCGCATTACCTACGACATTCCGCTCAACGAGACGCGGCTCTCCGCCCTGAGCGGAACCACGCCCGACAACGTTTATGCCTTAAGGGGGTAA
- a CDS encoding OmpP1/FadL family transporter, whose amino-acid sequence MRKTALFYLITFLSPATQASALYFYEIGTEDAALAGAGQAARAQDASTIVTNPAGMTRLPDHMFTGGLQAMDGDISYDLDNASGHKSPGNVMNLFPNASAFYSQKVNDRLYAGVGLYGNYGLGIDFGNWAGDRLIKKSTMVAMTLSPSLAYKLSDRVSVGGSVNVNYGFLSLTRNVDDNDVKEKDNDWVMSYRLGLLMALTDQTRAGITWNSKADYDFNIDAKARFPNLPNVEYELPISAQVRAPQQIMFSLVHDISQTWSIMGDLGWQDWSQFGSPQITVAGQQTAHKNRLKDSWHAALGLQYRPTEQWRINAGVAFDSTVYESQNDVALSLPTGDEWRFATGAQYQITPQSNIGFALSYLHMQSSRVQSPEYLRGSYDDPHLWFASVNYSYQF is encoded by the coding sequence ATGAGAAAAACGGCGTTGTTTTATTTGATAACGTTTCTTTCACCCGCAACGCAGGCCAGCGCACTCTATTTCTATGAGATTGGAACCGAAGATGCCGCGCTTGCCGGTGCGGGCCAGGCTGCACGTGCTCAGGACGCGTCCACAATCGTGACCAACCCGGCGGGCATGACGCGGCTTCCCGATCATATGTTTACCGGGGGTTTACAGGCCATGGATGGTGATATTTCCTATGACCTGGATAATGCGTCTGGTCACAAAAGTCCCGGTAATGTGATGAATTTATTCCCTAATGCAAGCGCCTTTTATTCGCAAAAAGTCAATGACAGACTATATGCCGGTGTAGGTTTATATGGCAATTATGGTCTGGGAATTGATTTTGGTAACTGGGCCGGCGATCGCCTTATTAAAAAAAGTACAATGGTTGCAATGACATTAAGCCCGTCCCTGGCTTATAAGCTCAGCGACCGTGTTTCCGTGGGGGGATCCGTTAACGTAAATTATGGATTCCTTTCGCTAACGCGTAATGTCGACGATAACGACGTAAAAGAGAAAGATAATGACTGGGTAATGAGCTACCGTCTGGGGTTATTAATGGCGCTTACCGATCAAACGCGTGCGGGTATCACCTGGAACAGTAAAGCGGACTATGATTTTAATATTGATGCGAAAGCCCGTTTCCCGAATTTACCCAACGTGGAATATGAACTCCCGATTTCTGCGCAGGTCAGGGCGCCTCAACAAATCATGTTTAGCCTGGTGCATGATATATCCCAAACGTGGTCAATAATGGGTGACCTTGGATGGCAGGACTGGAGTCAGTTTGGGAGTCCACAGATTACGGTTGCCGGACAGCAAACCGCTCATAAAAATCGCCTCAAAGACTCCTGGCATGCCGCGCTTGGGTTGCAATATCGTCCAACAGAACAGTGGCGAATCAATGCCGGGGTGGCGTTCGACAGTACGGTCTATGAGTCACAAAATGATGTTGCGCTTTCATTACCTACCGGCGATGAGTGGCGTTTTGCGACCGGTGCGCAGTATCAAATAACACCGCAAAGCAATATTGGGTTCGCCTTATCGTACTTACACATGCAGTCTTCCCGCGTCCAGTCGCCAGAATACCTAAGAGGAAGCTATGACGATCCGCACCTGTGGTTTGCGAGTGTCAATTACAGCTATCAATTTTAA
- a CDS encoding ABC transporter permease yields the protein MRQINRHPTPGMRLMLVMLPFVLLLAAYFFGSAVRLEANPQDKLLPGLQQMLDALSRMALTPDKRSGEYLFWVDTLVSLARLLAGLAIASLIGLCIGVTSGVFPLWRASLSPLMTVLSMIPPLAILPVLFIVFGLDELSKVMLIVIGITPMLARDLEHRACEIPPEILIKAQTLGASSWTLVLRVVLPQLLSRLLTSLRLLLGSAWLFLISAEAISSTAGLGYRIFLVRRYMAMDVIIPYVLWITLLAWLMDLALRQLHKTCFPWAEGGKA from the coding sequence ATGCGACAAATTAATCGCCATCCCACACCCGGCATGCGGCTGATGCTCGTGATGCTGCCTTTTGTCCTGCTGCTGGCCGCCTACTTTTTTGGCTCAGCGGTCAGGCTGGAGGCCAACCCGCAGGACAAGCTGCTGCCCGGCCTGCAGCAAATGCTGGACGCGCTATCCCGGATGGCGTTGACCCCGGATAAACGCAGCGGTGAATACCTGTTCTGGGTCGATACCCTGGTGAGCCTCGCGCGTCTGCTGGCGGGGCTGGCGATCGCCTCACTGATCGGCCTGTGCATTGGCGTGACCTCGGGCGTGTTTCCGCTGTGGCGTGCATCGCTCTCGCCGCTGATGACGGTGCTGTCGATGATCCCGCCGCTGGCAATACTCCCGGTGCTGTTTATCGTTTTCGGGCTGGATGAGCTGTCGAAGGTGATGCTGATTGTCATCGGCATCACCCCGATGCTGGCGCGCGATCTGGAGCACCGCGCCTGTGAAATCCCACCGGAGATCCTCATCAAAGCGCAGACGCTGGGGGCCAGTAGCTGGACGCTGGTGCTGCGCGTGGTGCTTCCGCAATTACTCTCCAGGCTGCTGACCTCGCTGCGCCTGCTGCTCGGGTCGGCATGGCTGTTTCTTATCTCGGCGGAGGCTATCTCCTCTACCGCCGGGCTGGGATACCGCATTTTCCTCGTACGACGCTACATGGCGATGGATGTGATTATCCCGTACGTCCTGTGGATCACCCTGCTGGCGTGGCTGATGGATCTCGCCCTGCGTCAGTTGCACAAAACCTGTTTTCCCTGGGCGGAAGGAGGGAAGGCATGA
- a CDS encoding urea amidolyase associated protein UAAP2 yields MTVASEKHPQHASFRHVIPAGEPYLFEVKKGQTLRLLDLEGNQAVDTLFYNADNPRERYDAQRTLRRQNNAYLTHGSVLYSNLGNPLLTIVADTCGRHDTLGGACAQESNTVRYALDKRHMHSCRDNFLCACLHDGRLQKRDIAANINFFMNVPVTPQGGLTFEDGISAPGKYVELRAECNVIVLISNCPQLNNPCNGWNPTPAEVLVWN; encoded by the coding sequence ATGACCGTTGCCAGCGAAAAACATCCCCAGCATGCCAGCTTCCGCCACGTTATCCCGGCGGGGGAACCGTATCTGTTTGAAGTGAAGAAAGGCCAGACGCTACGCCTGCTCGACCTGGAGGGCAACCAGGCGGTGGACACGCTGTTTTACAATGCGGACAACCCGCGTGAGCGCTACGACGCACAGCGCACGCTGCGCCGCCAGAACAACGCTTATCTCACCCACGGCAGCGTGCTGTACTCCAACCTCGGTAACCCGCTGCTGACCATCGTGGCTGATACCTGCGGGCGTCACGATACCCTCGGCGGCGCCTGCGCGCAGGAGAGCAATACCGTGCGTTATGCTCTCGATAAACGCCATATGCACAGCTGCCGGGATAACTTCCTCTGCGCCTGCCTGCACGATGGCCGCCTGCAAAAGCGCGATATTGCCGCCAACATTAACTTCTTCATGAACGTGCCGGTGACTCCGCAGGGCGGGCTGACCTTTGAGGACGGTATCTCCGCGCCGGGAAAATATGTCGAGCTGCGCGCCGAGTGCAACGTCATCGTGCTGATCTCCAACTGTCCTCAGCTTAACAACCCGTGCAACGGCTGGAACCCGACGCCAGCAGAGGTGCTGGTATGGAACTGA
- a CDS encoding SIR2 family protein: MEMDDWWFGWKGFTPERPCPGKVVLMVGAGISIDSPSRLPGGYELTEALLDHLLDSNAADEIKTVFGQCEQWMGRSLPRLEHVLDKAFEPSTIEGVERSGAARELLRIFSQRPPNANHHLIADYLIKHRGWCITTNFDDCIEQAGCHQIPVHVIDPATKTLDILHREYGEDWGIIKVHGTIEHGCTGLGATLADLEHGLPEAFKIRLEQVTNQADLMVVAGYSGTDHFDINHWIRDRWNGKRSTRLVWIDHRPSVEEEFWRLKEHENREPRVYWQYAFGGMKIQHGPTLALLSSLLGTPRKTVKDTEENGDWWRTALADYYSPTKKEKYLTGTRLASSIGLGQLAEEQLRYLKRQLEDDDMLVPFEAEIYYSRGFIAGALWLQNYLKSSHEKNRKVNSTALIRAEGKPVKALLFYFVRWLKSSRRLSLDEQIDAFACLLDIHERRQQWRLWQSKPFRRLGEKGCSVFRRYYMKLENNKLPLYLHGRMQMQSIRLGTLFYDEEAFSFGDVWNLLYRENSPPSFFTPYGPAIPGFYLIERSTAREEDRIADLVLANINYVNTLLSALRRRWPKGSESVFKERQRRDGYVDSGDYAVTYIVQLLNDSSQMVSALNAPHLHILIARAWIRADSILGGIEYWKQQRLYLGSPRSLTT; this comes from the coding sequence ATGGAGATGGACGACTGGTGGTTTGGCTGGAAGGGTTTCACTCCCGAACGCCCCTGTCCTGGCAAAGTTGTGTTGATGGTTGGCGCGGGGATCTCCATTGATTCCCCTTCACGGCTCCCAGGAGGATACGAACTCACGGAAGCCCTGCTTGACCACTTGCTTGACAGCAACGCGGCTGACGAAATTAAAACGGTATTTGGTCAATGTGAGCAGTGGATGGGGCGAAGCCTGCCACGTCTGGAGCATGTTCTTGATAAAGCGTTTGAACCTTCAACCATTGAAGGCGTCGAGCGTAGCGGTGCCGCCCGGGAACTGCTGCGTATCTTTTCCCAACGTCCCCCAAATGCGAATCATCATCTGATTGCCGATTACCTGATTAAGCACCGTGGCTGGTGTATCACCACTAATTTTGATGACTGTATCGAGCAGGCTGGTTGTCATCAGATCCCTGTGCATGTGATTGACCCCGCGACCAAAACCCTGGACATCCTGCACCGGGAATACGGTGAAGACTGGGGTATCATCAAAGTGCACGGCACAATTGAACACGGCTGTACAGGACTTGGCGCAACACTTGCCGACCTGGAGCATGGGCTACCCGAAGCCTTCAAAATACGCCTCGAACAGGTAACAAATCAGGCCGATTTAATGGTTGTCGCAGGCTACAGTGGTACCGACCATTTCGACATTAATCACTGGATCCGCGATCGCTGGAATGGGAAGCGCTCGACGCGATTAGTCTGGATTGACCACCGCCCCAGCGTTGAAGAAGAGTTCTGGCGACTCAAAGAACATGAAAATCGCGAGCCGAGAGTCTACTGGCAATACGCTTTCGGCGGTATGAAGATTCAGCACGGACCCACGTTAGCATTACTGTCATCCCTGCTGGGGACCCCTCGTAAAACGGTTAAAGATACCGAAGAGAATGGCGACTGGTGGCGTACGGCCCTGGCAGATTATTACTCCCCTACCAAGAAAGAAAAGTACCTTACCGGCACTCGTCTGGCCAGCTCTATCGGTCTTGGCCAACTAGCCGAGGAACAGCTCCGTTATTTGAAACGCCAACTGGAAGACGACGATATGTTGGTGCCTTTCGAAGCAGAGATTTACTACTCCCGTGGGTTTATTGCCGGGGCGTTATGGTTACAAAACTATCTAAAATCATCGCACGAAAAAAACAGAAAAGTGAACAGCACCGCCCTGATCCGAGCTGAAGGAAAACCTGTAAAAGCGCTTCTGTTTTATTTTGTGCGGTGGTTAAAAAGCTCACGCAGACTCTCACTTGATGAGCAAATAGACGCGTTTGCCTGTCTGCTTGATATCCACGAGCGGAGGCAACAATGGCGACTCTGGCAAAGTAAACCGTTTCGACGTCTGGGCGAAAAGGGATGTAGCGTATTCCGGCGGTATTACATGAAGCTTGAGAACAATAAATTGCCGCTGTATCTGCATGGAAGGATGCAAATGCAGTCCATTCGCCTGGGCACGCTGTTTTACGATGAAGAGGCTTTTTCCTTTGGCGATGTCTGGAATTTACTCTACCGCGAGAATAGTCCGCCGAGTTTTTTTACCCCGTACGGTCCTGCAATCCCAGGTTTTTATCTGATTGAACGCAGCACTGCGCGTGAAGAAGACCGCATTGCCGACCTGGTGCTGGCGAATATTAATTACGTCAATACCCTCCTTTCCGCTCTGCGGCGTCGCTGGCCTAAGGGTAGCGAAAGTGTATTTAAGGAAAGACAGCGAAGAGATGGATATGTTGATTCAGGAGACTATGCGGTGACGTATATCGTGCAGCTGTTAAACGATAGCTCGCAGATGGTTAGTGCTTTGAATGCACCGCATTTACACATCCTGATTGCCAGAGCCTGGATCAGGGCGGACAGTATTTTAGGCGGTATCGAATACTGGAAACAGCAGCGGCTTTATCTCGGCAGTCCGCGTTCGCTAACGACATAA
- the uca gene encoding urea carboxylase, with protein sequence MLTTLLIANRGAIACRILRTLRAMKIRGVAVYSEADLSSLHIREADEALSLGEGPAANTYLVSEKIIAAARASGALAIHPGYGFLSENAAFAEACEAAGIAFVGPTPEQLRLFGLKHTARALAKAHGVPMLEGTGLLANVDEAVHAAAEVGYPVMLKSTAGGGGIGMRVCYHAEELRDAFDAVVRLGKNNFSDAGVFIEKYIERARHLEVQLFGDGKGEVIALGVRDCSVQRRNQKVLEETPAPNLPDGMEAALCEAAIKLGQAVNYRSAGTVEFVYDSDAARFYFLEVNTRLQVEHGVTEQVWGVDLVRWMIDLAAGTLPPLAELRASLQPQGHAIQARVYAEDPGRQFQPSPGLLTEVVFPESDRRTLRIDSWVESGCDVPPFFDPMLAKIIAWQPTREAAIRVLHTALGETRLYGVETNRSYLQQILTFPPFARGEPWTRCLETLDYQAFTLEVLSAGTQTTVQDYPGRTGYWAVGVPPSGPMDSLALRLGNRLLGNEEGAAALEITLSGPTLKFNCDAQLAVTGAAIALTLDGEPLANNRVFRVRAGSTLRMGDIQGDGVRSYLCLRGGFEVPDYLGSKSTFTLGQFGGHAGRALRTGDVLHLSPLTEPVADGELPQALRTSLDGVRELRVIYGPHGAPEYFTPGYMATFFATEWEVHFNSSRTGVRLIGPKPEWVRDSGGEAGLHPSNIHDNPYAIGAVDFTGDMPVILGPDGPSLGGFVCPVTVIEADLHAVGQLKAGDKVRFMPVDVSTARRLAQGQAAQIASLTPQVMPWQPVGLSSPVVLEVGEDDKRLVARLSGDTHLLLEIGDPELDLVLRFRAHALMQALETRALTGIIDLTPGIRSLQIHYQPETLSLEALLETVAGLWQDVCGQASLDVPSRVVWLPLSWDDPACQKAIDKYMTTVRRDAPWCPSNLEFIRRINDLANIDEVYKTVFDARYLVMGLGDVYLGAPVATPLDPRHRLVTTKYNPARTWTAENSVGIGGAYLCVYGMEGPGGYQFVGRTLQMWNRYHAVEDFDGKPWLLRFFDQIRFYPVSAEELLTIRRDFPLGRYPLRIEHTTLKLAEYQQFLADEAPEIEAFRAHQQAAFDAERERWAANGQAHFDSSEVLVTDGEDAPLAPGQAGIDSPVSGNLWQVNVEVGNTVREGDVLVVLESMKMEIPLVATQDGVVSLVRVQPGSSVRVGQCVVVLEKTA encoded by the coding sequence ATGTTGACGACACTCCTGATTGCAAACCGCGGGGCGATTGCCTGCCGCATTCTGCGCACCCTGCGCGCCATGAAGATCCGCGGCGTGGCGGTCTACTCCGAAGCCGATCTCAGCAGCCTGCATATCCGGGAAGCGGATGAGGCGCTGAGCCTGGGCGAGGGCCCGGCGGCGAACACCTATCTGGTGAGCGAAAAGATCATCGCGGCCGCCAGAGCCAGCGGTGCGCTGGCCATTCATCCGGGCTACGGTTTTCTGTCGGAAAACGCCGCATTTGCCGAAGCCTGCGAAGCCGCAGGCATTGCGTTTGTCGGCCCCACGCCGGAACAGTTGCGCCTGTTTGGCCTGAAACATACCGCCCGTGCGCTGGCGAAAGCGCACGGCGTGCCGATGCTCGAAGGCACCGGACTGCTGGCTAACGTCGATGAGGCCGTTCACGCTGCGGCGGAAGTGGGCTACCCGGTAATGCTGAAAAGCACCGCGGGTGGTGGCGGGATCGGCATGCGCGTCTGTTACCACGCGGAAGAGCTGCGCGACGCCTTCGATGCCGTGGTGCGCCTGGGCAAGAATAACTTTAGCGACGCGGGCGTGTTTATCGAAAAATACATTGAGCGGGCGCGTCACCTGGAAGTCCAGCTGTTTGGTGACGGTAAAGGCGAGGTGATTGCCCTCGGCGTGCGCGACTGCTCGGTACAGCGGCGTAACCAGAAGGTGCTGGAAGAGACGCCCGCGCCCAACCTGCCGGACGGCATGGAGGCCGCGCTGTGCGAGGCGGCGATAAAACTCGGCCAGGCGGTCAACTACCGCAGCGCGGGTACCGTGGAGTTTGTCTACGACAGCGACGCGGCCCGCTTTTACTTCCTTGAAGTGAACACCCGTCTGCAGGTAGAGCACGGCGTCACCGAGCAGGTGTGGGGTGTTGACCTGGTTCGCTGGATGATTGACCTGGCGGCCGGAACGCTGCCGCCGCTGGCGGAGCTGCGTGCCAGCCTGCAACCACAAGGACACGCCATTCAGGCGCGGGTCTACGCCGAAGATCCGGGCCGTCAGTTCCAGCCGTCGCCAGGGCTACTCACCGAAGTGGTGTTCCCGGAAAGCGACCGTCGCACATTGCGCATCGACAGCTGGGTGGAGTCCGGCTGCGACGTACCGCCGTTTTTTGACCCGATGCTGGCAAAAATCATCGCCTGGCAGCCCACGCGCGAGGCGGCGATCCGCGTCCTGCACACCGCGCTGGGAGAGACGCGTCTCTACGGCGTGGAAACCAACCGCAGCTATTTGCAGCAGATTTTAACCTTCCCGCCGTTCGCCCGTGGCGAGCCGTGGACCCGCTGTTTAGAGACGCTGGACTATCAGGCCTTCACGCTGGAGGTGCTCAGCGCCGGGACGCAAACCACGGTGCAGGATTATCCGGGGCGCACGGGCTACTGGGCCGTCGGGGTGCCGCCCTCCGGGCCGATGGACAGCCTGGCGCTGCGTCTCGGCAACCGTCTGCTGGGCAATGAGGAGGGGGCCGCCGCGCTGGAGATCACCCTCAGCGGCCCGACGCTGAAATTCAACTGCGACGCGCAGCTGGCGGTGACCGGCGCAGCCATTGCGCTGACGCTGGACGGCGAGCCGCTGGCAAACAACCGCGTTTTCCGCGTCCGGGCGGGAAGCACGCTGCGTATGGGCGATATTCAGGGGGACGGCGTACGCAGCTATCTCTGCCTGCGCGGCGGGTTTGAGGTACCGGATTATCTGGGCAGCAAAAGCACCTTCACCCTCGGGCAGTTTGGCGGTCACGCCGGACGGGCACTGCGCACAGGTGACGTGCTGCATCTGTCCCCATTGACCGAACCTGTCGCGGACGGGGAGCTGCCGCAGGCCCTGCGCACCAGCCTGGATGGGGTGCGTGAGCTGCGGGTGATTTACGGTCCGCATGGTGCGCCGGAGTATTTTACGCCGGGCTATATGGCGACCTTTTTTGCCACCGAGTGGGAGGTACATTTTAACTCCAGCCGCACGGGCGTGCGTCTGATCGGCCCGAAACCGGAATGGGTACGTGACAGCGGCGGCGAAGCGGGGCTGCACCCCTCGAACATCCACGACAACCCGTACGCCATTGGCGCGGTGGATTTCACCGGCGATATGCCGGTGATCCTCGGCCCCGACGGCCCAAGCCTGGGGGGATTTGTCTGCCCGGTCACCGTCATTGAGGCGGATCTACACGCGGTTGGCCAGCTGAAAGCGGGCGATAAAGTGCGCTTTATGCCGGTGGACGTTTCCACCGCCCGACGGCTGGCGCAGGGGCAGGCGGCGCAAATCGCCAGCCTGACGCCGCAGGTCATGCCGTGGCAACCTGTCGGGCTGAGCTCGCCGGTGGTGCTGGAGGTGGGGGAGGACGATAAACGGCTGGTGGCGAGGTTATCCGGCGATACCCATCTGCTGCTGGAGATAGGCGACCCCGAACTGGATCTGGTGTTGCGTTTTCGCGCCCACGCGCTGATGCAGGCGCTGGAAACGCGCGCGCTGACGGGGATTATCGACCTCACGCCGGGGATCCGCTCCCTGCAGATTCACTATCAGCCGGAAACGCTGAGTCTGGAAGCGCTGCTGGAGACGGTGGCCGGGCTATGGCAGGACGTATGCGGGCAGGCGTCGCTGGACGTGCCGTCGCGCGTGGTCTGGCTGCCGCTCTCCTGGGACGATCCCGCGTGCCAGAAGGCCATCGACAAATACATGACCACCGTGCGCCGGGATGCGCCATGGTGTCCGAGCAACCTGGAGTTTATCCGTCGTATCAACGATCTGGCGAATATCGATGAGGTCTATAAAACGGTGTTCGATGCTCGCTATCTGGTAATGGGGCTGGGAGATGTCTACCTGGGCGCGCCGGTCGCGACACCGCTCGATCCGCGTCATCGTCTGGTGACCACCAAATACAACCCGGCACGCACCTGGACGGCGGAAAACTCGGTGGGTATTGGCGGGGCCTACCTTTGCGTCTACGGCATGGAGGGGCCGGGCGGGTATCAGTTTGTCGGACGCACGCTACAGATGTGGAATCGCTATCACGCCGTGGAGGATTTTGACGGCAAGCCCTGGCTACTGCGCTTCTTCGACCAGATCCGCTTTTATCCGGTCTCTGCCGAAGAGTTGCTCACCATCCGCCGGGATTTCCCGCTGGGACGTTATCCGCTGCGCATCGAACACACCACGCTGAAGCTGGCGGAGTATCAGCAATTCCTGGCCGACGAGGCGCCGGAGATTGAGGCATTCCGCGCGCATCAGCAGGCCGCGTTTGACGCCGAGCGTGAGCGCTGGGCCGCCAACGGTCAGGCCCATTTTGACAGCAGCGAGGTGCTGGTAACGGACGGCGAAGACGCGCCGCTGGCACCCGGACAGGCCGGGATTGACAGCCCGGTGTCGGGCAACCTGTGGCAGGTAAACGTTGAAGTCGGTAACACCGTGCGCGAAGGCGATGTGCTGGTGGTACTGGAGTCCATGAAGATGGAAATCCCGCTGGTCGCAACCCAGGACGGGGTGGTCAGCCTGGTGCGCGTGCAGCCGGGTTCATCGGTGCGCGTGGGTCAGTGTGTGGTGGTCCTGGAGAAAACAGCATGA
- a CDS encoding urea amidolyase associated protein UAAP1, whose translation MTILREETLPGGGHLSFVLKRGQILRMTDTQGSANVSLLMLNPHEKSERLNLPDTLKGQHTARLTAGHCFYSDMGRVLAGITADTCGWHDPFGGVLNAAEVAEKYGQGRYQELRNGFYRNGTDNLLVEMGKWDLNLEDLLMVVNFFSKVTVEDNGQFRFHSGHSQPGSYVELFAPMDTLIVMTALPHPMDPSREYAPRPVQLSWRQAEDEEGAINALLTRPENERAITNTQRFAL comes from the coding sequence ATGACGATTTTACGTGAAGAGACGCTTCCCGGCGGGGGACACCTCTCGTTTGTCCTGAAGCGCGGGCAGATCCTGCGCATGACAGATACGCAAGGCAGTGCCAACGTCAGCCTGCTGATGCTCAACCCGCACGAGAAAAGCGAGCGGCTGAACCTGCCCGACACGCTGAAAGGCCAGCACACCGCGCGCCTCACCGCCGGACACTGCTTTTACTCCGACATGGGCCGCGTACTGGCGGGCATTACCGCCGACACCTGCGGCTGGCACGACCCGTTTGGCGGCGTGCTGAATGCCGCCGAAGTGGCGGAAAAATACGGTCAGGGGCGTTACCAGGAACTGCGCAACGGTTTCTACCGTAACGGTACGGACAACCTGCTGGTGGAGATGGGCAAGTGGGATCTCAACCTGGAAGATCTGCTGATGGTGGTCAATTTCTTCAGCAAGGTCACCGTGGAGGACAACGGCCAGTTCCGCTTCCACAGCGGACATTCGCAGCCGGGCAGCTACGTTGAGCTGTTCGCGCCGATGGACACGCTGATTGTCATGACCGCGCTACCGCACCCGATGGATCCCTCCCGGGAGTACGCCCCGCGCCCGGTACAGCTGAGCTGGCGGCAGGCGGAGGATGAAGAGGGGGCGATTAACGCCCTCCTGACGCGCCCGGAAAACGAACGCGCCATCACTAACACTCAACGTTTCGCCCTGTAA
- a CDS encoding putative urea ABC transporter substrate-binding protein — MKKTPLLRSLVLSLAMLVSLPTFAAVKKEFNVCWTIYAGWMPWGTISSSKIIDKWASKYGIKINVVQLNDYIESINQYTAGQFDGCTMTNMDALTIPAAGGVDTTALILGSYSEGNDGVVMKGKGKTLKDLKGMKVYLPELSVSHYLLVRGLEKAGLAEKDVTVVNTSDADIVSAFGTASVQAAVAWNPQLSVIKGTPNTTEVFSSSQVPGELIDMMVVNTETLKDNPALGKALTGAWFEMMGLMKAQDASALNAMAAASGTDLAGYQAQLKTTHLFYTPQDNMAFVTSPDLAKTMQRVASFSFDKGLLGEGAQSADFIGMRFPGNVTVGDASNVKLRFDDSFVKMAAAGTL; from the coding sequence ATGAAAAAAACGCCATTACTCCGCTCTCTTGTACTGTCGCTGGCAATGCTGGTCAGTCTCCCCACGTTCGCCGCTGTGAAAAAAGAGTTCAACGTCTGCTGGACCATCTACGCCGGGTGGATGCCCTGGGGCACCATCAGCAGTAGCAAAATCATCGATAAATGGGCCAGCAAATACGGCATCAAAATCAACGTTGTGCAGCTCAACGACTATATCGAATCCATCAACCAGTACACCGCAGGGCAGTTTGACGGCTGCACCATGACCAATATGGATGCGCTGACCATACCGGCCGCAGGCGGGGTGGACACCACGGCGCTGATCCTCGGTAGCTACTCGGAAGGCAACGACGGGGTAGTGATGAAAGGTAAGGGCAAAACCCTGAAAGATCTGAAAGGGATGAAGGTCTACCTGCCTGAGCTCTCCGTGTCCCACTATCTGCTGGTGCGCGGTCTGGAAAAAGCCGGGCTCGCAGAGAAAGACGTCACCGTGGTGAATACCTCGGACGCAGATATCGTCTCTGCGTTCGGGACCGCCAGTGTGCAGGCTGCGGTGGCGTGGAACCCGCAGCTTTCCGTCATCAAAGGCACGCCAAACACCACCGAAGTGTTCAGCTCCTCGCAGGTACCGGGTGAGCTTATCGACATGATGGTGGTCAACACCGAGACCCTGAAAGACAACCCGGCGCTGGGCAAAGCGCTCACCGGCGCCTGGTTCGAGATGATGGGGCTGATGAAAGCGCAGGATGCCAGCGCGCTGAATGCGATGGCCGCCGCCTCCGGGACCGATCTCGCCGGGTATCAGGCGCAGCTCAAAACCACCCATCTGTTCTATACCCCGCAGGACAACATGGCGTTTGTCACGTCGCCGGATCTGGCGAAAACCATGCAGCGCGTGGCGTCGTTCTCCTTCGACAAAGGGCTGCTGGGCGAGGGCGCGCAGAGCGCCGATTTTATCGGTATGCGCTTCCCGGGCAATGTCACGGTGGGCGATGCCAGCAACGTGAAACTGCGCTTTGACGACAGCTTCGTGAAAATGGCCGCTGCCGGCACGCTGTGA